From the genome of Pseudomonas yamanorum, one region includes:
- a CDS encoding type VI secretion system Vgr family protein gives MLFNQSSRLAKITSPLGPDVLLLNEMGGGEELGRLFNFELQLTSLDANIDLNQLLGKPMSLNLQLADGGERHFHGIVARCSQNIDQGQFASYQVTLRPWLWLLSRTSDCRIFQNLSIPQIIKQVFRDLGFSDFEDALSRPYREWEYCVQYRETSFDFVSRLMEQEGIYYFFRHEQDRHVLVLADAYGAHANVPGYSSVPYYPKDEQQRERDHMHNWHLAQEVQPGSLELNDYDFQRPSASIDVRSAMPRPHTAGDYPLYDYPGTYVKSEDGEHYARTRIEALQTLHEQVEFSGNARGLGSGHLFSLTGFSRRDQNREYLIVGARYYISQESLESGGGAPSAQFESTLTCIDAQQSFRPLANTYRPIVKGPQTALVVGPKGEEIWTDQYGRVKVHFYWDRHDQSNENSSCWIRVSQSWAGKNWGSMQIPRIGQEVIVSFLEGDPDRPIITGRVYNAEQTVPYDLPENATQSGMKSRSSKGGTPANFNEIRMEDKKGLEQLYIHAERNQDIVVEVDESHSVGHDRNKSIGHNETVTIGNNRTRIVKQEDVLLVGQRKTDSISQSYVIEVGENLRLVCGESILELNASGQINLTGVNISFYASGDAEFNTKGVLHLNNGHGPGATPDGQGIKGSIDANIKAVFPAPKTS, from the coding sequence ATGTTATTCAACCAATCGTCACGCCTGGCCAAGATCACCAGCCCCCTGGGGCCGGATGTGCTGCTGCTCAATGAAATGGGTGGCGGCGAAGAGCTGGGGCGACTGTTCAATTTCGAACTGCAGCTGACCTCGCTGGACGCCAACATCGACCTCAACCAGTTGCTGGGCAAGCCCATGAGCCTGAACCTGCAACTGGCGGACGGTGGCGAGCGGCACTTCCACGGCATCGTCGCCCGCTGCAGCCAGAACATCGACCAAGGCCAGTTCGCCAGTTACCAGGTGACCCTGCGCCCATGGTTGTGGCTGCTGAGCCGCACCTCCGACTGCCGGATTTTCCAGAACCTGAGCATCCCGCAGATCATCAAGCAGGTGTTTCGCGACCTGGGTTTTTCCGACTTCGAAGACGCCTTGAGCCGCCCGTACCGCGAGTGGGAATACTGCGTGCAGTACCGCGAGACCAGCTTCGACTTCGTCAGCCGCCTGATGGAACAGGAAGGCATCTACTACTTCTTCCGCCACGAACAGGACCGCCACGTGCTGGTGCTGGCCGATGCCTACGGTGCCCACGCCAACGTACCCGGCTACTCCTCGGTGCCTTACTACCCCAAGGACGAGCAGCAGCGCGAACGCGACCATATGCACAACTGGCACCTGGCACAGGAAGTACAGCCCGGCTCCCTTGAGCTTAACGACTACGACTTCCAGCGCCCCAGCGCCAGCATCGACGTGCGCTCGGCCATGCCGCGCCCGCACACCGCCGGCGACTACCCGCTGTACGACTACCCCGGCACCTACGTCAAAAGCGAAGACGGCGAACACTACGCCCGCACCCGCATCGAAGCCCTGCAAACCCTGCATGAACAAGTGGAGTTCAGCGGCAACGCACGGGGCCTGGGTTCTGGCCACCTGTTCAGCCTCACCGGCTTCAGCCGCCGCGACCAGAACCGCGAATACCTGATCGTCGGCGCCCGCTACTACATCTCCCAGGAAAGCCTCGAAAGCGGCGGTGGCGCGCCTTCGGCCCAGTTCGAAAGCACCCTCACCTGCATCGACGCGCAACAGAGTTTCCGCCCACTGGCCAACACCTACCGGCCCATCGTCAAAGGTCCGCAGACGGCGCTGGTGGTGGGGCCCAAGGGCGAGGAAATCTGGACCGACCAATATGGCCGGGTGAAGGTGCATTTCTATTGGGACCGCCACGACCAGTCCAACGAAAACAGCTCGTGCTGGATTCGCGTATCGCAGTCCTGGGCCGGGAAAAACTGGGGCTCAATGCAGATTCCACGGATTGGCCAGGAAGTGATCGTGAGCTTCCTGGAGGGCGATCCGGACCGGCCGATCATCACTGGCCGGGTGTACAACGCCGAGCAGACGGTGCCTTACGACTTGCCGGAAAACGCCACCCAAAGCGGGATGAAAAGCCGCTCCAGCAAAGGCGGCACGCCGGCCAACTTCAATGAAATCCGCATGGAGGACAAGAAGGGGTTGGAGCAGTTGTACATCCATGCAGAGCGCAATCAGGACATCGTGGTGGAGGTGGATGAAAGTCATTCGGTGGGGCATGACCGGAACAAGAGTATTGGGCATAACGAGACGGTGACGATTGGTAATAACCGAACGCGCATCGTCAAGCAGGAGGATGTCCTCTTGGTGGGCCAGCGCAAAACCGACAGTATCAGCCAGAGCTACGTCATCGAAGTGGGTGAGAACCTGCGCCTGGTGTGCGGAGAAAGTATCCTGGAGCTGAATGCCAGCGGACAAATCAACCTGACCGGCGTGAATATCAGCTTCTATGCCAGCGGCGATGCCGAGTTCAACACCAAGGGCGTACTGCACCTGAACAATGGCCACGGCCCCGGCGCAACGCCCGATGGCCAGGGAATCAAAGGCAGCATCGACGCCAATATCAAAGCCGTGTTCCCCGCGCCCAAAACCTCCTGA
- the tssE gene encoding type VI secretion system baseplate subunit TssE has product MVTEIASRDRLQPSLLDRLTDDDPTNPKESADKRVLSLSQLKASVLRDLTWLLNTTSLLNADATLHTPAGTSVVNYGLPALAGNSVSSVDVSALEALIRQAIATFEPRILRHTLRVKARVGHGEMNHNALSFEIEGDLWAQPVPLRLLLQTDLDLESGHVRVVNADQRRRP; this is encoded by the coding sequence GTGGTAACTGAAATTGCTTCCCGCGATCGCCTGCAACCGTCCCTGCTGGACCGGTTGACCGACGATGACCCGACCAATCCCAAGGAAAGCGCCGACAAACGCGTGCTGTCCCTGAGCCAATTGAAAGCCTCGGTGCTGCGTGACCTGACGTGGCTGCTCAACACCACTTCACTGCTCAACGCCGATGCCACGCTGCACACACCGGCCGGTACTTCGGTGGTCAATTACGGGCTGCCTGCCCTGGCAGGCAACAGTGTCTCCAGTGTCGACGTCAGTGCCCTGGAAGCCTTGATTCGACAAGCTATCGCCACCTTCGAACCGCGTATCCTGCGTCATACCTTGCGGGTCAAGGCACGCGTGGGCCATGGCGAGATGAACCATAACGCCCTGAGTTTCGAGATCGAAGGCGACCTGTGGGCGCAGCCGGTGCCGTTGCGCCTGTTGCTGCAAACCGACCTGGACCTGGAATCCGGCCATGTGCGTGTGGTCAACGCCGACCAGCGGAGACGCCCATGA
- a CDS encoding Hcp family type VI secretion system effector, protein MAVDIFIKIGDIKGESMDKAHKDEIDVLNWSWGMAQSGNMHVGGGGGAGKVNIQDLSLTKYVDKASPNLMMHCASGKHIDKVTLTVRKAGGESQVEYMIINLEEVLVTSLSTGGSGSDDRLTENVTLNFAQVMVDYQPQKADGTKDGGAIKFGWNIRSNTKR, encoded by the coding sequence ATGGCTGTTGATATTTTCATCAAGATCGGCGACATCAAGGGCGAGTCCATGGACAAGGCCCACAAGGACGAAATCGACGTATTGAACTGGAGCTGGGGCATGGCCCAGTCCGGCAACATGCACGTTGGCGGTGGTGGCGGCGCAGGCAAGGTGAACATCCAGGACCTGTCGCTGACCAAGTACGTCGACAAGGCCTCGCCTAACCTGATGATGCACTGCGCCAGCGGCAAGCACATCGACAAGGTCACGCTGACCGTGCGCAAGGCCGGCGGTGAAAGCCAGGTCGAGTACATGATCATCAACCTGGAAGAAGTGCTGGTTACCTCCCTGAGCACCGGCGGTTCGGGCAGCGATGACCGCCTGACCGAAAACGTGACCCTGAACTTCGCTCAGGTGATGGTGGACTACCAGCCACAGAAAGCCGACGGCACCAAAGACGGCGGCGCGATCAAGTTTGGCTGGAACATTCGCTCCAACACCAAACGCTGA
- the tssG gene encoding type VI secretion system baseplate subunit TssG, translating to MESQARTPSDPVSTLDAMHQEPWEYDFFQALRRIECESPELPRLGHSLRLADDPLRLGQQADCTFAPATLASVEPGAEGQPARLEQFFFGLGGPNGPLPLHITEYVRERQRNNADSTSKRFLDVFHHRLLTLFYRAWAEARPTVSHDRPDDDYWSARLAALSGRGTPSLLNQGLIPDTAKLHYSGHLSAQTRYPDGLKAILGEYFGLPVEIEEYVGQWLELPERSRVSVSANQLGVDFCLGSHVWDRQHKFRIRLGPLKLDAYMGMLPGSQPFNELVAWVAEYLGHELDWDLNLILQQPEVPALQLNGQFRLGFNTWLGQPEHDANDLILARHYAEHANTSRNPEHG from the coding sequence ATGGAAAGCCAAGCCCGGACGCCGTCCGACCCTGTGAGTACCCTGGATGCGATGCATCAGGAGCCCTGGGAATATGACTTCTTCCAGGCGCTGCGTCGTATCGAGTGCGAATCGCCGGAGCTGCCACGCCTGGGGCATTCCCTGCGCCTGGCGGATGATCCGCTGCGTCTCGGTCAGCAGGCCGATTGCACCTTTGCGCCGGCCACACTGGCCTCGGTCGAACCTGGGGCTGAAGGCCAGCCGGCACGGCTGGAGCAGTTCTTCTTCGGCCTCGGCGGCCCCAACGGCCCGCTGCCGCTGCACATCACCGAGTACGTGCGTGAGCGCCAGCGCAACAACGCCGACAGCACCAGCAAGCGCTTCCTGGATGTGTTCCACCACCGCCTGCTGACCCTGTTTTATCGGGCCTGGGCCGAGGCGCGGCCTACCGTCAGCCATGACCGCCCGGACGATGACTACTGGTCAGCGCGCCTCGCGGCACTGAGCGGTCGCGGTACACCGAGCCTGCTCAACCAGGGCCTGATCCCCGACACGGCGAAGCTGCATTACAGCGGCCACCTGTCGGCGCAAACCCGCTACCCGGATGGCTTGAAAGCGATTCTTGGCGAGTACTTCGGCCTGCCGGTGGAGATCGAAGAATACGTCGGCCAATGGCTGGAACTGCCCGAGCGCAGCCGCGTGAGTGTTAGCGCCAACCAGCTGGGCGTGGACTTTTGCCTGGGCAGCCACGTGTGGGACCGCCAGCACAAATTCCGTATCCGCCTCGGCCCGCTGAAGCTCGATGCCTACATGGGCATGCTGCCCGGCAGCCAGCCTTTCAACGAGCTGGTGGCGTGGGTCGCCGAGTACCTGGGCCACGAACTGGACTGGGACCTGAACCTGATTCTGCAACAACCGGAAGTGCCGGCCCTGCAACTCAACGGCCAGTTCCGCCTGGGCTTCAACACCTGGCTCGGCCAACCCGAGCATGACGCCAACGACCTAATCCTGGCCCGGCATTACGCCGAACACGCCAACACCTCAAGGAATCCAGAGCATGGGTGA
- the tssH gene encoding type VI secretion system ATPase TssH gives MGEISRAVLFGKLNSVAYKAIEAATVFCKLRGNPYVELAHWFHQLLQLQDSDLHRIIRQFNVEPARLARDLTEALDRLPRGSTSITDLSSHVEEAVERGWVYGSLMFGESQVRTGYLVLGILKTPSLRHALLGLSGEFDKIKAEALSERFDEYVGDSPENALSASDGFNAGAVPGEASGAMAPSAMGKQEALKRFTVDLTEQARSGKLDPIVGRDEEIRQLVDILMRRRQNNPILTGEAGVGKTAVVEGFALRIVAGDVPPALKDVELRSLDVGLLQAGASMKGEFEQRLRQVIEDVQASPKPIILFIDEAHTLVGAGGAAGTGDAANLLKPALARGTLRTVAATTWAEYKKHIEKDPALTRRFQVVQVAEPSEDKALLMMRGVASTMEKHHQVQILDEALEASVKLSHRYIPARQLPDKSVSLLDTACARVAISLHAVPAEVDDSRRRIEALETELQIIAREHAIGIAIGARQTNSEALLSAERERLATLETRWAEEKTLVDELLATRATLREKAGVVDSDAGNHKSDELRAKLVDLQQRLSTLQGETPLILPTVDYQAVASVVADWTGIPVGRMARNELETVLNLDQHLKKRIIGQDHALQMIAKRIQTSRAGLDNPSKPIGVFMLAGTSGVGKTETALALAEAMYGGEQNVITINMSEFQEAHTVSTLKGAPPGYIGYGEGGVLTEAVRRKPYSVVLLDEVEKAHPDVHEIFFQVFDKGVMEDGEGRVIDFKNTLILLTTNAGTELISQVCKDPANIPEPEEIAKALRQPLLEIFPPALLGRLVTIPYYPLSDEMLKAITRLQLNRIKKRVENTHKVAFDYDDEVVDLIVSRCTETESGGRMIDTILTNSLLPDMSREFLTRMLEGKALAGVRISTRDNELHYDFND, from the coding sequence ATGGGTGAAATCAGTCGCGCCGTACTGTTCGGCAAACTCAACAGCGTGGCCTACAAGGCCATCGAAGCCGCCACCGTGTTCTGCAAGCTGCGGGGCAACCCGTATGTGGAACTGGCCCACTGGTTTCACCAGTTGCTGCAACTGCAGGACTCGGACCTGCACCGCATCATCCGGCAGTTCAACGTCGAGCCCGCGCGCTTGGCCCGTGACTTGACTGAAGCCCTGGACCGCCTGCCCCGTGGCTCGACGTCGATCACCGACCTGTCATCCCATGTGGAGGAAGCGGTCGAGCGTGGCTGGGTCTATGGCAGCCTGATGTTCGGCGAAAGCCAGGTGCGCACCGGTTACCTGGTGCTGGGGATTCTCAAGACGCCAAGCCTGCGCCATGCGCTGTTGGGGTTGTCCGGTGAATTCGACAAGATCAAGGCCGAAGCCCTGAGCGAACGCTTTGACGAATACGTCGGCGACTCGCCCGAAAATGCACTGAGTGCCAGCGACGGTTTCAACGCCGGTGCTGTCCCGGGCGAGGCCAGCGGCGCCATGGCCCCGAGTGCGATGGGCAAGCAGGAAGCCCTCAAGCGCTTCACCGTCGACCTGACCGAACAGGCCCGCAGCGGCAAGCTCGACCCGATCGTCGGGCGTGACGAAGAGATCCGCCAACTGGTGGACATCCTCATGCGTCGCCGCCAGAACAACCCGATCCTTACCGGTGAAGCCGGTGTCGGCAAGACCGCCGTGGTTGAAGGTTTCGCCCTGCGCATCGTCGCCGGCGACGTGCCGCCAGCGCTGAAAGATGTGGAACTGCGCAGCCTCGATGTCGGCCTGCTGCAAGCCGGCGCCAGCATGAAAGGCGAGTTCGAACAGCGCCTGCGCCAGGTCATCGAAGACGTCCAGGCCTCGCCGAAACCGATCATCCTGTTTATCGACGAAGCCCACACCCTGGTAGGTGCCGGTGGCGCCGCCGGGACCGGTGACGCGGCCAACCTGCTTAAACCCGCACTCGCCCGTGGCACCTTGCGTACCGTGGCCGCCACCACCTGGGCCGAGTACAAGAAGCACATCGAAAAGGACCCGGCCCTGACCCGCCGTTTCCAGGTGGTGCAAGTGGCCGAGCCGTCGGAAGACAAGGCGTTGCTGATGATGCGCGGCGTGGCCTCGACCATGGAAAAGCACCATCAGGTGCAGATCCTCGATGAAGCCTTGGAGGCTTCGGTGAAGCTGTCCCACCGCTATATTCCGGCGCGTCAATTGCCGGACAAATCCGTGAGCCTGCTGGACACCGCCTGCGCCCGCGTCGCCATCAGCCTGCACGCCGTGCCGGCGGAAGTCGACGACAGCCGCCGTCGAATCGAGGCGCTGGAAACCGAGCTGCAAATCATCGCTCGCGAGCATGCGATCGGCATCGCCATCGGTGCGCGCCAGACCAACAGCGAAGCGCTGCTGAGCGCCGAACGCGAGCGCCTGGCCACCCTGGAAACCCGTTGGGCCGAAGAGAAAACCCTGGTGGATGAGTTGCTCGCCACCCGTGCAACCCTGCGCGAAAAAGCCGGTGTGGTGGACAGTGATGCGGGTAACCACAAGAGCGACGAACTGCGTGCAAAACTGGTCGACCTGCAACAGCGCCTCTCCACACTGCAAGGCGAAACCCCGCTGATCCTGCCGACCGTGGATTACCAAGCGGTGGCCTCGGTGGTCGCCGACTGGACCGGCATCCCCGTGGGCCGCATGGCCCGCAACGAACTGGAAACGGTGCTCAACCTCGACCAGCACCTGAAGAAACGCATCATCGGCCAGGACCACGCCTTGCAGATGATCGCCAAGCGCATCCAGACCTCCCGCGCCGGCCTCGACAACCCGAGCAAGCCGATTGGCGTGTTCATGCTTGCCGGCACCTCCGGCGTGGGCAAGACCGAAACCGCCCTGGCCCTGGCCGAGGCCATGTACGGCGGTGAGCAGAACGTCATTACCATCAACATGAGCGAGTTCCAGGAAGCCCACACCGTGTCCACCCTCAAGGGCGCGCCACCGGGCTACATCGGCTACGGCGAAGGCGGCGTACTGACCGAAGCCGTGCGGCGCAAACCCTACAGCGTGGTGCTGCTGGACGAGGTGGAAAAAGCCCACCCGGACGTGCATGAAATCTTCTTCCAGGTGTTCGACAAAGGCGTGATGGAAGACGGCGAAGGTCGGGTGATCGACTTCAAGAACACCTTGATCCTGCTGACCACCAACGCCGGTACCGAGCTGATTTCCCAGGTCTGCAAAGACCCGGCGAACATCCCCGAGCCCGAGGAAATCGCCAAGGCCCTGCGCCAGCCGTTGCTGGAGATTTTCCCACCGGCGCTGCTCGGCCGCCTGGTGACCATTCCGTACTACCCGCTGAGCGACGAGATGCTCAAGGCGATCACCCGCCTGCAACTCAACCGCATCAAAAAGCGCGTGGAGAACACCCACAAAGTCGCCTTCGATTACGACGACGAAGTCGTCGACCTGATCGTATCCCGTTGCACCGAAACCGAAAGCGGCGGGCGGATGATCGACACCATCCTCACCAACAGCCTGCTGCCGGACATGAGCCGCGAATTCCTCACCCGCATGCTCGAAGGCAAGGCGCTGGCGGGGGTGCGGATCAGCACGCGGGATAACGAATTGCACTACGACTTCAACGATTGA
- the tssC gene encoding type VI secretion system contractile sheath large subunit, whose translation MTENTAREGVQNLGATEETSEFASLLLQEFKPKTERAREAVETAVRTLAEQALAQTDLVSNDAIKSIESIIAAIDAKLTAQVNQIIHHQDFQQLESAWRGLHYLVNNTESDEQLKIRVLNISKPDLHKTLKKFKGTAWDQSPIFKKMYEEEYGQFGGEPYGCLVGDYYFDQSPPDVELLGELSKVCAAMHAPFIAAASPTVMGMGSWQELSNPRDLTKIFTTPEYAGWRSLRESEDSRYIGLTMPRFLARLPYGAKTDPVEAFAFEENTDGADSSKYTWANAAYAMAVNINRSFKHFGWCSRIRGVESGGEVENLPAHTFPTDDGGVDMKCPTEIAISDRREAELAKNGFMPLLHKKNTDFAAFIGAQSLQKPAEYDDPDATANANLAARLPYLFATCRFAHYLKCIVRDKIGSFKEKDEMQRWLQDWILNYVDGDPAHSTETTKAQHPLAAAEVIVEDVEGNPGYYNSRFYLRPHYQLEGLTVSLRLVSKLPSAKGA comes from the coding sequence ATGACCGAGAATACCGCCCGCGAAGGCGTCCAGAACCTGGGCGCTACCGAAGAAACCAGCGAGTTCGCGTCGCTGCTGCTGCAAGAATTCAAACCCAAGACCGAGCGTGCTCGCGAAGCCGTGGAAACCGCCGTGCGCACCCTGGCCGAGCAGGCACTGGCCCAGACCGACCTGGTGTCCAACGACGCGATCAAGTCGATCGAATCGATCATCGCCGCCATCGACGCCAAGCTCACCGCCCAGGTCAACCAGATCATCCATCACCAGGATTTCCAGCAACTGGAAAGCGCCTGGCGTGGCCTGCACTACCTGGTGAACAACACCGAGAGCGATGAGCAGCTGAAGATTCGCGTGCTCAACATCTCCAAGCCGGACCTGCACAAGACCCTGAAGAAATTCAAGGGCACCGCGTGGGACCAGAGCCCGATCTTCAAGAAGATGTACGAAGAAGAATACGGCCAGTTCGGCGGCGAACCGTACGGTTGCCTGGTGGGCGATTACTACTTCGACCAGTCGCCTCCCGACGTGGAACTGCTGGGCGAGCTGTCGAAAGTCTGCGCCGCGATGCACGCACCGTTCATTGCCGCTGCTTCGCCGACCGTAATGGGCATGGGCTCGTGGCAGGAACTGTCGAACCCGCGCGACCTGACCAAGATCTTCACCACCCCGGAATACGCCGGCTGGCGCTCCCTGCGTGAATCGGAAGACTCGCGCTACATCGGCCTGACCATGCCGCGCTTCCTGGCGCGCCTGCCGTACGGCGCCAAGACCGACCCGGTAGAAGCCTTCGCCTTCGAAGAAAACACCGACGGTGCCGACAGCTCCAAGTACACCTGGGCCAACGCGGCCTACGCGATGGCGGTGAACATCAACCGTTCGTTCAAACATTTCGGCTGGTGCTCGCGCATCCGTGGCGTGGAGTCTGGCGGTGAAGTCGAGAACCTGCCGGCCCACACCTTCCCGACCGATGACGGCGGTGTGGACATGAAGTGCCCGACCGAAATCGCCATCAGCGACCGCCGTGAAGCGGAACTGGCGAAGAACGGTTTCATGCCGCTGCTGCACAAGAAAAACACCGACTTTGCTGCCTTCATCGGCGCCCAGTCGTTGCAGAAACCGGCCGAATACGATGACCCGGACGCCACCGCCAACGCCAACCTGGCCGCGCGCCTGCCGTACCTGTTCGCCACCTGCCGTTTCGCTCACTACTTGAAGTGCATCGTGCGCGACAAGATCGGCTCCTTCAAAGAGAAGGACGAGATGCAGCGCTGGTTGCAGGACTGGATCCTCAACTACGTGGACGGCGACCCGGCACACTCCACCGAAACCACCAAGGCCCAACATCCATTGGCGGCTGCCGAAGTGATCGTGGAAGACGTTGAAGGCAACCCGGGGTACTACAACTCCCGGTTCTACCTGCGCCCGCACTACCAGCTTGAAGGGCTGACCGTGTCGCTGCGCCTGGTATCGAAACTGCCTTCGGCGAAAGGCGCGTAA
- a CDS encoding DcrB-related protein — MTYRINELQFQLPAGELQDASINILKFPELGTSLIISRSLLNEGETLHSNFDDQLKRLEKQVQDLRCQPSVTVCLGAAQEVEGVELRSQFNKGNDKVFQYQLALVLPGTRKMIALSYVKADMLGDAEAAHWATIKNSLSFDAIS; from the coding sequence ATGACGTACCGAATCAACGAACTCCAGTTTCAACTGCCTGCAGGCGAGCTGCAGGACGCGTCGATCAATATCCTCAAGTTCCCCGAGTTGGGCACTTCGTTGATCATTAGTCGCAGCTTGCTAAACGAAGGCGAAACCTTACACAGCAACTTCGACGACCAGCTCAAGCGCTTGGAAAAACAAGTGCAGGACTTACGCTGCCAACCGAGCGTTACCGTATGTTTGGGGGCCGCCCAAGAGGTGGAAGGTGTCGAACTGCGCAGCCAGTTCAACAAGGGTAATGACAAGGTGTTCCAATACCAATTGGCCTTGGTCTTGCCGGGAACGCGCAAGATGATAGCGTTGAGTTATGTGAAAGCGGACATGCTCGGTGATGCCGAGGCGGCGCACTGGGCAACCATTAAAAACTCGCTATCGTTCGACGCCATTTCCTGA
- the tssF gene encoding type VI secretion system baseplate subunit TssF, with protein MNPRLLELYNQELHHVRESAAEFAKEYPKIASRLTLSGMDCADPYVERLLEGFAYLTARVQLKLDAEYPTFTNNLLEIAYPHYLAPTPSMTVVQLQADPDEGSLTSGFPLPRDTVLRAALGRETQTCCEYRTAHPVTLWPLQVAQAEYFGNPSAVLGRLAASEPKAKAGLRLTLRTGAELPFNSLALDNLPLYLSGADEQPFRLYEQLLGNACAVFARKPGGDWVERLPPDALRSRGFDDADAAMPVVPRAFQGYRLLQEYFALPHRFLFVEFAELSRAVKRCDGQELELIVLFDRHDPSLEGSVGKAQFVPFCTPAINLFPKRVDRIHLSERVNEHHVIADRTRPMDFEIHSLSGITGHGTGPEQPFLPFYAVRDPSRYGRDQAYYTVRREPRVLSSDQRRNGPRSTYVGSETFVSLVDTQQAPYRHDLRQLGVTALCTNRDLPLFMSVGNGKTDFTLADSAPVLAVRCVAGPSRPRASHAHDAKAWRLISQLSLNYLSLSEQGQGAAALRELLRLYGDSNDAALQLQIEGLREVSSKAVTRRLPMPGPIVFGRGLEITLEFDENAFRGTGVFLLGAVFERFLARYVSINSFTETVIRTTERGEIMRWKAKPGRRPTL; from the coding sequence ATGAACCCGCGCCTGCTGGAGCTGTACAACCAGGAACTGCACCACGTGCGCGAAAGCGCCGCCGAGTTCGCCAAGGAATACCCGAAGATCGCCAGTCGGCTGACCCTGTCCGGCATGGACTGCGCCGACCCGTACGTCGAGCGTTTGCTCGAAGGCTTTGCGTATCTCACAGCCAGGGTCCAGCTCAAGCTCGACGCCGAGTACCCGACCTTCACCAACAACCTGCTGGAGATCGCCTACCCGCATTACCTGGCGCCGACCCCGTCGATGACCGTGGTGCAGTTGCAGGCCGATCCCGATGAAGGCTCCCTCACCAGTGGTTTTCCACTGCCCCGCGACACCGTCCTGCGCGCCGCGCTGGGTCGCGAAACCCAGACCTGCTGCGAGTACCGCACCGCGCACCCGGTGACGCTGTGGCCGTTGCAGGTCGCCCAGGCCGAGTACTTCGGCAACCCGTCCGCGGTGCTCGGGCGGTTGGCCGCCAGCGAACCCAAGGCCAAGGCCGGCCTGCGCCTGACCTTGCGTACCGGCGCCGAACTGCCGTTCAACAGCCTCGCCCTGGATAACTTGCCGCTGTACCTCAGCGGTGCCGACGAACAACCGTTCCGCCTCTACGAACAACTGCTGGGCAATGCCTGCGCGGTGTTCGCGCGCAAGCCCGGCGGTGATTGGGTGGAACGCCTGCCGCCGGATGCCTTGCGCTCCCGGGGTTTCGACGACGCCGATGCGGCAATGCCGGTGGTGCCTCGGGCATTCCAGGGCTATCGCTTGCTTCAGGAATACTTCGCCCTGCCCCACCGTTTTCTGTTCGTTGAATTCGCTGAGCTGAGCCGCGCAGTCAAGCGCTGTGACGGCCAGGAGCTGGAACTGATCGTGCTGTTCGACCGCCACGATCCGAGCCTGGAAGGCAGCGTCGGCAAGGCGCAATTCGTGCCGTTCTGCACCCCGGCGATCAACCTGTTTCCCAAGCGCGTGGACCGAATCCACTTGTCCGAGCGGGTCAACGAACACCATGTGATCGCCGACCGCACGCGGCCGATGGATTTCGAGATTCACTCCTTGAGCGGCATCACGGGCCACGGCACGGGACCGGAGCAGCCGTTCTTGCCGTTCTACGCAGTACGCGATCCGTCGCGCTATGGCCGTGACCAGGCTTACTACACGGTGCGCCGCGAACCCCGCGTGTTGTCCAGCGACCAGCGTCGCAACGGGCCGCGCTCCACCTATGTGGGCAGCGAAACCTTCGTCAGCCTGGTGGACACCCAGCAAGCGCCGTACCGCCATGACCTGCGCCAACTGGGCGTTACCGCACTGTGCACCAACCGCGATTTGCCGTTGTTCATGAGCGTGGGCAACGGCAAGACCGACTTCACCCTGGCCGACAGTGCGCCGGTCTTGGCCGTGCGTTGCGTCGCCGGGCCAAGTCGCCCGCGCGCCAGCCATGCCCATGACGCCAAGGCCTGGCGCCTGATCAGCCAGTTGTCGTTGAACTACCTGTCGCTGAGCGAGCAAGGCCAGGGCGCCGCCGCCCTGCGCGAATTGCTGCGCCTGTATGGCGACAGCAACGACGCCGCCCTGCAATTGCAGATCGAAGGCCTGCGGGAAGTCAGCAGCAAAGCGGTGACCCGCCGCCTGCCGATGCCCGGCCCGATCGTGTTTGGCCGGGGCCTTGAGATCACTCTGGAATTTGATGAAAACGCGTTCCGCGGCACCGGCGTGTTCCTGCTCGGTGCGGTGTTTGAACGGTTCCTGGCACGCTATGTGTCGATCAACAGTTTTACCGAGACGGTGATCCGTACCACCGAACGCGGCGAGATCATGCGATGGAAAGCCAAGCCCGGACGCCGTCCGACCCTGTGA